The Thermodesulfatator atlanticus DSM 21156 nucleotide sequence TAAATGGTGTTAGCCGCAGAGCCTCCCCCTGAGCGAGCGATAAATTTTCCCTTTTGTTCGAGCTCGTCTCTTAATTTTTCGAATTCTTCTCTGGTGCCCCAGACTTCGCCACCGGGCTTCAGGTCTTTGCCAATTTTTTTTAGCCTGCGCAGGTCGTCTATTTCGTAGAAGAAATCGAGATTAAGCGCACCCGAGCCCACGATACGCATTATTTGCTCCCTTGGCGTGGAATACGTATTGCATTTCTGAGAGACAACTTGGCAGTGCAGCAAGGAAACGCCTTTCAAATAGTTTGACAAGGCTGTTAGGAGGGGTGCGGCGTCTTATTTTGGCAAGGCGCATACTTGAAAGGGTGATAAGCTTGCGCGTAAGCATTACGTGGCGTTCTATTTCAAAAGAGGAAGACACAAACAAATTAAGCCTGCGGTGCCCTGGCCAGAGGTAAAGCCCCTTTAAGAGGAAAAGATTGCGGCTTAAGTTTCTTTCAATAGTCCATTCGAAGTAGTAGTGAATTAAGCGTGGTGGTAGATCAAGGCGGCGTGCAAAAGCAGGAATTATTTTCTCGTGGGCTACTTTATCTGCCAGAAGATGCGTGCCATAGCCCAGGGCAAAGGCGTGTTCACAAGGTTTTTTGGCTTTGAGCAAAAGATGCTCAAAGGCCTCAAAAGAGTGGTAAAGCCTTTTCCAGCGCGGGGGAGCAATGAAAAAATCTGGCACCAGGTTGCCGTAAATAAAGGCAAGGCCCAGGGCGCCGGTGAGGTTTTTAAAACAGCCAGGGCCTTCGGCAAGTATTTTGAGCGCAAGTTCAATATGGGCCGCAGGGCCAAAGGCAAAGCTTTTATCAGGCCACATTAGCAAAAGCAAAAAAACTAATATTCCGCCTGCTAAATACATCTCAACACTTTTCAGCGCTTATGATTTCAGGGTTTAACGGCTCAAGATAATCGCCGCCCATCTTTACCAGAAGAACGCCTGCTTTGTTTGCCAGGTTCTTCAGGTCTTCAGGGACACGTAATGCCGCAAGGATGGGGATAATTCTTTGTCCTCTGGCAAGGCTTGCGTGGTTTACGAAAAAATCCAGGGCGTCTTTTAGCTGGCTAAAGTCATCAGCGCGTGCCTGGCTTTTTACTTCGGCTATCCAAATGGTTTCCTGGCCGTTTTTATCTGTGGTTATTACAATAACGTCAAATTGCCGCTTTCTACCTTTAGGGCCTGTTTCGTAATCAAAGAACCTTTCTTTGATTTGGTGGCCAAATTGTTTGATAAGATACGGGATCCCTGGACCAAAAATGTCTTCTGCAAGGGTCCCCAAACGCTGGGCAAGCTCTGCCCAGCGTTTGTTACTTTCGTCTTTGAATTTGTGCATTTCATCCTTGAAGTCTTTCATTTCATTTTTGAATGCCAGCATCTCGTCCTTGAAAACTTTCATTTCGTCTTTGAAGGCCTTCATCTCGTCCTTGAAGTCTTTCATTTCGTCTTTGAACTCTTTGAATTCGCGGGACAATTGTTCGTGGGCTTTGCGAAGCTCAAGGGTTGCCATGAGGTTATCTGTTGAAATTTGGCGAAGTATTTCCAGCTCGCGCATGCTGCGGTCAACTTTTTCTTCGTTGTAGCCTAGTCTTTTTTCAATTTCTTTAATTGCTTCCTGAGTTTGCATTTTTGCCCCCTGAAAAGGCTTTATAAAGAGCTTACCATACTAACCATAGAGTCGGCCAATTTGAGCGGGAGTTTTAGTGACAATTTCTTCAAGAAGGGCTTTGGGGTCCTTTTTTTCTGTTGGAATTATCAAGAGATCAGCCCTGGCACCCTGGCCAATGAAGCCTACGCCGTTGCGTTTTAGCGCCTTAGCCCCCCAGAGGGTTGCCATTTTGAGGATGACTTCTGCTGGTATTTTTGGAAAAAACTGTCTTACCGCAGCCATTTCTGCAAAAATTGATAGCTGGTCATTGCTTGCCAGGCTATCAGTCCCAAGGCAGGGCTTAAGGCCGAGGTCAAGCATTTTTTCAACTTTGGGAAGCCCCACCCCTAAAAAAGTGTTGCTACGCAGGCAAAGACAGGGCTTTGCCCTTTTTTTGGCAAGCAGTGCCAGTTCGTCTTCGGTGGCCTGGCAAAGGTGGACACAAATCGTATCCTCATCAAGGATGTTCAAGCGGTCAAGATAATGCACCGGGCTTAACCCAGGGGCCACAAAATTAGACGGCCACTGGCCCCTTTCTTCAAGGAGTTCTTTTATAGGGCCGCGGCCAAACCTTAAAAATTCTACTTCTTCTTGAGACTCTGCCACGTGTAAAGAAAAGGGAAGCTTGTATTTCTGGGTCCAGCCCTTGATAGCCTGCATGAGGATAGGTGAGACAGTGTAAGGCGCATGCGGTGCAAGGCTCATGGTAATTTTAGGATCACTTAAATTTTCTTTGAGGAAGTCTTTGAGATTGGTGTGTCCTTTAAAGTCGATTACTTCCCGGAAAAAAACTGCCAAAAAAGGGGACTCTCGCAAAAGGGGGACAGAAAGCCCGGTGTTTCCGTGATCTCCGATGAGGCCGATCCCGTTTTGCCAGGCCTCTTTTAGGGCCTGGCGTGCAGAGGAAACGTATTCCTCTGCGGAAATCTCTTGGCGAATGCGAATGAGGTTTTTTATCCAGCCAACAAAAGACCCCGAGGGCGTCAGTCGCCATTTTAGTGCGGAAAGTTCGATGTGGGCGTGCGCATTTACCAGGGCCGGCAAAAGGGCAACTTCCCCAAGGTCTATCTCTTCCCCCAGAAAACCCTTGCGCACCTGCTCATAAGGGCCGCACTCAAGGATTTCGCCTTCTTTGGTAAGGACGGCGGCATTTTCAATGGGCGGGTCGGTAACAGGGAAAATGTATTTTGCGCGGTAAATAGTTGGTCCTTTAGAAATGCGAAGTTCCATTAGCTTTCAGGATATAAGGGTGTAGTCCATGCGGCGCCTGCGGGGCTCATAGCCAGCATCCCGGATAATGCGTTCTATTTCGTCAACACTAAGCCGGTGTGAGACCCCGGCAGCCGCTACCACATTTTCTTCTATCATGGTGCTGCCAAAATCATTGGCTCCGAACTCAAGGGCTACCTGGGCAACTTTGGGCCCCTGGGTCACCCAGGAGGCCTGGATATTTTTGACATTGTCGAGAAAAATGCGCGAAAGAGCAAGCATGCTGAGATACTCAACAGGCATAACCTTGGGGACGTCTATTTCCGTATTTCCGGGCTGGAAAGGCCAAGGGATAAAGGCGGTAAAGCCGCCGGTTTCATCCTGAAGGTCTCTTATGCGTTTTAGGTGTTCTATTCTGTCTTCAATGGTTTCTAAATGCCCAAACATCATCGTGGCTGTGGTTTTAAGGCCAAGTCTATGGGCCGTGCGCATAACCTCAAGCCATTTTTCAGCAGAACATTTGTTGGGAGAAACTTTTTTTCTTATGCGGTCAACGAGAATTTCTGCCCCACCGCCTGGAATAGAATTAAGCCCGGCCTTGATAAGCTCCCTTAAGACCTCTTCGATGGTTTCCCCTGATATCTCTGAAAAATGGACTATCTCTGGCGGGGAAAAGCCGTGAATATGAATTTCTGGGAATTTTTTCTTTATGCTTTGCAGCATCTCCACATAAAAAGAAAAAGGAAGCTCTGGGTGCAGGCCTCCTTGAAGAAGAATCTGAACCCCTCCAAGGGCTAAGGTTTCTTCTATTTTGCGAAAGAGCTCTTCCTGGGAAAGGACAAAACCGCCTTCTTTTCCTGGCGGACGATAGTAGGCACAGAACTTACACCCTGAGATGCAAATATTGGTGTAGTTTATGTTGCGGTCGATTATGTAGGTCACAATGCGCTCAGGATGAATTCTGAACCGCACTTCACGGGCAAGGGCGCCAAGCTCAAAAAAAGACGCCTCTCGCCACAGGGTAAGGGCCTCTTCAGGGGAGATCCTTTTGCCAATACGGACTTTTTCAATGATTTTTTCTTTCATGTCTTCATGGGTAGCAGCGGAAAAGCTAAGCGTCAATGTAGCATATTAGTTTATCAATGTTAGAATTTCCTTTCCATGATGAAGCTGCCTTTGCGGGAAGAAATTTATTTTGCAGATCTTCATATCCATAGCCGTTATTCCCGGGCCACCAGCAAAGACATGACTATCCCTACTCTTGCCCAGGTTGCCCGGGCCAAAGGGCTTTCGGTTGTGGCCACGGGAGACTTTACCCATCCAGATTATGTGTCAGAGCTTGAGGAATATCTCATCCCTGCGCCAGAAGAAGGGCTTTATGTTTTTCGTGAAGACCCTGATGGC carries:
- a CDS encoding zinc dependent phospholipase C family protein, with protein sequence MWPDKSFAFGPAAHIELALKILAEGPGCFKNLTGALGLAFIYGNLVPDFFIAPPRWKRLYHSFEAFEHLLLKAKKPCEHAFALGYGTHLLADKVAHEKIIPAFARRLDLPPRLIHYYFEWTIERNLSRNLFLLKGLYLWPGHRRLNLFVSSSFEIERHVMLTRKLITLSSMRLAKIRRRTPPNSLVKLFERRFLAALPSCLSEMQYVFHAKGANNAYRGLGCA
- a CDS encoding amidohydrolase family protein; amino-acid sequence: MELRISKGPTIYRAKYIFPVTDPPIENAAVLTKEGEILECGPYEQVRKGFLGEEIDLGEVALLPALVNAHAHIELSALKWRLTPSGSFVGWIKNLIRIRQEISAEEYVSSARQALKEAWQNGIGLIGDHGNTGLSVPLLRESPFLAVFFREVIDFKGHTNLKDFLKENLSDPKITMSLAPHAPYTVSPILMQAIKGWTQKYKLPFSLHVAESQEEVEFLRFGRGPIKELLEERGQWPSNFVAPGLSPVHYLDRLNILDEDTICVHLCQATEDELALLAKKRAKPCLCLRSNTFLGVGLPKVEKMLDLGLKPCLGTDSLASNDQLSIFAEMAAVRQFFPKIPAEVILKMATLWGAKALKRNGVGFIGQGARADLLIIPTEKKDPKALLEEIVTKTPAQIGRLYG
- the mqnC gene encoding cyclic dehypoxanthinyl futalosine synthase — translated: MKEKIIEKVRIGKRISPEEALTLWREASFFELGALAREVRFRIHPERIVTYIIDRNINYTNICISGCKFCAYYRPPGKEGGFVLSQEELFRKIEETLALGGVQILLQGGLHPELPFSFYVEMLQSIKKKFPEIHIHGFSPPEIVHFSEISGETIEEVLRELIKAGLNSIPGGGAEILVDRIRKKVSPNKCSAEKWLEVMRTAHRLGLKTTATMMFGHLETIEDRIEHLKRIRDLQDETGGFTAFIPWPFQPGNTEIDVPKVMPVEYLSMLALSRIFLDNVKNIQASWVTQGPKVAQVALEFGANDFGSTMIEENVVAAAGVSHRLSVDEIERIIRDAGYEPRRRRMDYTLIS